From Alloacidobacterium dinghuense:
AGTATCTCGGCTACATCGATCGCGAATGGTGGAAGACCTCCAACCTGCTCTACGATCCGCAGGAGCATCTTTATTTCCGCGACGCAACCTATCTAAACAAAACAGAGCCGAACGGGAAGAAGATGTTTTGGTCGCGCGGCAATGGGTGGGTTCTTGCTGGTTTCGCGCGGCTCCTGCCGTACTTCCCGAAAAACGATCCTCGTCGTGAAAAGTATGTGCAGCAGTACAGAGAAATGGCAGCGAAGCTTATCACGTTGCAGGGAAGTGACGGGCTGTGGCGATCTGGTCTGCTCGACGCAGACTATTACGTTCTGCCTGAAAATTCAGGCTCTGCGCTGATTGCCTATGGTCTCGCTTTTGGTGTTAACGAGGGTATCCTCGATCGCAAAACTTATACCCCGGTAATCGAAAGAGCATGGGCCGGCCTTCTCTCACACGTCTATGCTGATGGACGCCTGGGTTGCATTCAGCAGGTAGGGGCTGCTCCATCTTTTTACAAACCGACCTCGAGCTTTATCTTTGGGGTAGGTGGCTTTCTGCTAGCCGGTTCCGAGATAGACCGCATGGCCAAATCCCCAAAACATACATAGAGCCATGCGTTATTAACATGCGTTATAGAGCATAACGACAGTTCTTTATACCTTGCGTTATAACCTGATGCTTCTAATGAAGCATCAGACTTTTCCTTCCATTGATGGATTCCAACAGACAATCATCCTTCCATAAACCTGCTTTATCGCCTGCATCGGATTTGCCTGATACCCGAAGTTTATTGTTGAAATGATGAATTTGTTCAAACTAAGTTTGGACATGGAAGTCATCCGACAGACGTTTCACCCCGCCCGCTATCCCAAGGAACACGCTTAGACCTGGCGTTTCACCCGTGTTCTCGCAGAGCTGTAAAGCCGTTTAGAAAACAGATTGCTCTCATCTTTCCTTTGGAGGTCGTTGCTATGTCGTTCCGAAGAGGCCGTTCTCTATCTCGAAACATTGCAGTTCACTTTCTTTTTGCAGCATGCCTTCTCGCTGCGTTGTCGATGCATTCGCAAACATTTCGCGGAGGTATCAACGGAGTAGTAACCGATCAAGCTGGCGCTGTCGTAGCGGGAGCACAGGTTGTTGCTACCGCAGAAGCTACACAAGTTGCCCACACTACCATCACATCAAGTGGCGGCGAGTTTTCGTTTCAGGATCTGCCGCTGGGTTCTTATACTGTCACTGCAACAGCGCCGAGCTTCCAGACCGTCAAGGTTGGTAATGTTGGCGTAACCGCTGGCACCATCTACACATTGCCTATCAAGCTCACGGTTGCATCGCAGGCGACAACGGTGGAAGTGTCAGCAGCGGCTTTGGCTCTAGATACAACCTCAACCACTCAAACAACGGTGCTACAGAGTAAGACCGTGCAGGATATTCCGCTCAACGGACGCGATTTTACTCAGCTGATTGCCTTGACCCCGGGCTTCGCCGGATACGTAGGCGGTGGCTACGGCTCATTGAATGGCACTCGCGCCAACCAGATGAACTGGCAGATTGATGGCATCGACAACAACGATCTGTGGCACAACATCCCCGCAGTCAATCAGGGTGGTGTTTCCGGCATCGCCGGAATCGTGCTTCCGATCGACGCAGTTGAACAATTCTCCGCGCAAACGCAAGCACCACCTGAGTCAGGCAGAAATCCCGGCGGCACTGTCAACTTAAGCTTGCGTTCCGGCTCTAATGCAATTCACGGCACTGCATATTACTTCAACCGCAACGAGGCTCTTGGCGCGAAGAACCCGTTTACTGCGACCAAGCAGGAAGTGCGAAATCAAAACTGGGGCTTCTCCGCAGGCGGGCCATTCATTAAGGACACGCTCTTCTGGTTCACAACGTTTGAAAAGCAGAACTTCACGATCGGCGTTCCAGCGCAGGCTACTGAACCCTCGCTTGCGTATCAAACCGAGGCCGAAGCGGTTCTTGCGAATCACGGGATCGCAGTCAACCCCGTGTCTCTTGCGCTGATCAACGGCAACGGTTCAACCAAGGGACTTTGGCCAACCTATGCTCTCAACGGCCCGGCATCGACGAAGAATTACACCAGCGTCGATCCTGAGTATGGATACAGCTACAACGGGCTCGTCAAGCTCGATTACACAATCAACGATCGCAACAGCCTTTCTGCGCACTGGTTTGCTGGCCAGGGAAATCAGGTGGCGCCCGTCGGATCAGTGCTCAAGCCTTACTATGAGGTGGCTCCGATCCACGTGCAAAACTATGCATTGGTGTACAACCACGTATTCACGCCTACGCTCACGAATCAGGTATTGGCCGGGGTAAATTATTTCAATCAGGTCTTCAGTGATTTCGAGACGGACTTCGATCCCGCAGCCCTCGGCCTTGTGACAGGGTCGCCTTTTCCCGGAGCACCCAACATCAACATTGGCGCAAAAGGCGAGTTCGACCCCACCGGCGAAACGCCGCCTGAGGGCCGCAACGACATCACCGGTCATCTCACCGACGATATCTCCTGGACGATCGGAAAACATCAATTCAAATTCGGTGGCGAATATCGCCAAGCCCAGCTGAACGAGTTCTATCACCGGCATGCTCTCGGCTCGCTCACCTTCGACGGCGCGCAGGGGCCGTGGACATCGGATGATCTCGCGCCCTACGGCGGAGACACCAACCTGCTCCCGCTCGCCGACTTCATGGCAGGATATGTCTCTGCAACAGGCTCATCTATCGCCATCGGAGATCCTGAGCGCCAGGTCTTCGTCAACACCTTCGATATCTTCGCGCAGGACACGTGGCAGATCTCTCCCAAGCTGTCCTTTAATTACGGAATCCGTTACGACTACGAGGGACCACTCCACAATGGCAGCAAAGACCTGTCAGTCTTCCGTCCTGATCTCGGTGGCATCGTTTTCCAGGGCGACCAGATAAGCTCGCTGTATCAACAAAGCTGGACAAACTTCAGCCCGCGCGTCGGCTTCTCCTATCAGGCGCGCAGCAATACGGTCGTTCGCGCTGGCTACGGCTTTTACTTCGACACTCCGAACCTGAATCCGTTCCTCGACAACCGTCCGGGTAACGGTGCGCCGAACGGCGTTGAAGGTAATCCCAGCGGCCCGAGCCCTGTGCTGACCGTGCAACCGAACAACATTGGTTCAGCAAATCCGATTCAGAGCGGTGTTCCCGTATTCCCATCGAGCAGCGCCGCCGATTGTCCGTGCGCTCTGTTCTCGGTTAACAAGGACTTCCGCACGCCTTACAACATGAACTACAACGTGCAGGTGGAGCAGAGCTTCAACAGCAAGGTCGTGGCCCAATTGGGATATGTAGGCAGTCAGGGCCGGCGTCTCTTGAGCTTGCTCGATATCAATCAGGGCTTCGTTGATCCCGGCATTGGAGTAACTCCCGGAACCTATTCAACCTTCATTCAACCCTCCGTGAGCTCGAACCCGCTGGTCGGCACAAACCCGATCAACCAGATTGAAAGCATCGGCACATCCAATTACAACTCGCTTCAGGCAACGTTGAGGACACAAAACTGGCACCGTCTGAGTTCAGCCTTGACGTATACCTGGAGCCACAGCCTCGACGAAGTAACGGCCTATCGCGGGCAGCTTCCGCAAGATAGCCATAACTTCAAAGGCGATTATGGCAACAGTGATTTCGACGTGCACAACACGTTTGTCGGATTCTTCTCTTATGAGATTCCAGGCTCCAGCCATCTCAAGCTTCTCACTTCAGGATGGCAGGCAAACACGCTGCTCACGCTGCATGGCGGCCAGCCGTTCAGCGTCCTCTCATCCAGTGATACAACGGGCACGAATGAAGGCGTTCAGCGTGGAGATGTGGTTGGTAATCCTTATCAAGGCGTCTCTCACAACTCCAGCACAACCCAGTCGTGGCTGAATGCGGCTGCTTTCGTCAATCCCGCGCAATACACGTTCGGCGACTCACGTCGCAATCAATACTATGGCCCTGGATACGGCTCCTGGGATCTGTCGTTCTTCAAGAACACGCCGATCACGGAACGCGTCAATACGCAATTCCGCGTAGAGATGTTTAACCTGACGAACAAATCAAATTTTGCTCCGCCAAGAAACACCGTTGGCTCGCAGTTGGGAACCTTGTATGACACCATCGGCGACTACAACGGCGCTCCCGGCATCGGCGCCGGCGAACCGTTCAACACGCAGCTTGCTTTGAAGATCATCTTCTAGCTCGCCTGGCAACGCCACGTGGCCGCATAATACATGCACCACGTGGCGTTAACATCACCTGCCCGGATCCGGGCAGGCTGTCTCTCGTTTAAGGTCTTGGAGTGAAAACAAACCTATGGGATTGAGTCGACGTGAATTCTTAACGCGGGTAGGCCAGGCCGGAGGCTATGGCGCCGCTTTCATGATGATGCAGTCACTTGGCCTTCTGCCAGCGCCGGGAGCGAATGCAGAGGACGCGCTGAAGCCCGTCCCCGGTAAGGGCACGCGTGTCGTCATTCTTGGAGGAGGCATTGCCGGACTGGTCTCCGCCTATGAACTTGGTAAAGCTGGATATCGATGTACCGTGCTCGAAGCGCGTGATCGCGTCGGCGGACGCAACTGGAGCATCCGCCGTGGCACGCAAGTGCAATTTGCCGACGGCACACAGCAGTCATGCAACTTCGAAGAAGGTCGCTACTTCAACGCAGGACCCGCGCGCCTGCCTTCCATTCATACCACCATGCTCGGTTACTGTCGCGAACTGGGAGTGCCTCTGGAAGTAGAGGTCAATACGTCTCGCGGAACCCTCCTGCAATGCGACAAGATGAACAATGGCAAGCCGGTCGAGCAACGCCAGATGGTCAACGATACGCGCGGCCACGTCGCTGAGCTTCTGGCAAAAAGCATCAACAAGGGAGCGCTCGACGAAGACTTAAGCAGCGAAGACAAGGAGCGCATGCTCGGCTTCCTGCGTGAGTACGGCGACCTTTCCCCGGATTACATCTTCAAAGGCTCGCAACGTTCCGGCTTCAAAGTCTATCCCGGAGCCGGTCCGGCGACACCGGAAGCGAAAGATCCGCTGCCGATGCACGCCCTTCTCAGCGCAGATCTCTGGCAAGGCCTCCTTGCTGAAGACGTGATCGATTGGCAGGCGACGATGTTCCAGCCGATCGGCGGGATGGACCGCATTCCCGCAGCATTTGAGAAAAAGCTCGGCAGCGTTGTCCGCTATGGCGCCGAGGTCA
This genomic window contains:
- a CDS encoding TonB-dependent receptor; the protein is MSFRRGRSLSRNIAVHFLFAACLLAALSMHSQTFRGGINGVVTDQAGAVVAGAQVVATAEATQVAHTTITSSGGEFSFQDLPLGSYTVTATAPSFQTVKVGNVGVTAGTIYTLPIKLTVASQATTVEVSAAALALDTTSTTQTTVLQSKTVQDIPLNGRDFTQLIALTPGFAGYVGGGYGSLNGTRANQMNWQIDGIDNNDLWHNIPAVNQGGVSGIAGIVLPIDAVEQFSAQTQAPPESGRNPGGTVNLSLRSGSNAIHGTAYYFNRNEALGAKNPFTATKQEVRNQNWGFSAGGPFIKDTLFWFTTFEKQNFTIGVPAQATEPSLAYQTEAEAVLANHGIAVNPVSLALINGNGSTKGLWPTYALNGPASTKNYTSVDPEYGYSYNGLVKLDYTINDRNSLSAHWFAGQGNQVAPVGSVLKPYYEVAPIHVQNYALVYNHVFTPTLTNQVLAGVNYFNQVFSDFETDFDPAALGLVTGSPFPGAPNINIGAKGEFDPTGETPPEGRNDITGHLTDDISWTIGKHQFKFGGEYRQAQLNEFYHRHALGSLTFDGAQGPWTSDDLAPYGGDTNLLPLADFMAGYVSATGSSIAIGDPERQVFVNTFDIFAQDTWQISPKLSFNYGIRYDYEGPLHNGSKDLSVFRPDLGGIVFQGDQISSLYQQSWTNFSPRVGFSYQARSNTVVRAGYGFYFDTPNLNPFLDNRPGNGAPNGVEGNPSGPSPVLTVQPNNIGSANPIQSGVPVFPSSSAADCPCALFSVNKDFRTPYNMNYNVQVEQSFNSKVVAQLGYVGSQGRRLLSLLDINQGFVDPGIGVTPGTYSTFIQPSVSSNPLVGTNPINQIESIGTSNYNSLQATLRTQNWHRLSSALTYTWSHSLDEVTAYRGQLPQDSHNFKGDYGNSDFDVHNTFVGFFSYEIPGSSHLKLLTSGWQANTLLTLHGGQPFSVLSSSDTTGTNEGVQRGDVVGNPYQGVSHNSSTTQSWLNAAAFVNPAQYTFGDSRRNQYYGPGYGSWDLSFFKNTPITERVNTQFRVEMFNLTNKSNFAPPRNTVGSQLGTLYDTIGDYNGAPGIGAGEPFNTQLALKIIF
- a CDS encoding flavin monoamine oxidase family protein — protein: MGLSRREFLTRVGQAGGYGAAFMMMQSLGLLPAPGANAEDALKPVPGKGTRVVILGGGIAGLVSAYELGKAGYRCTVLEARDRVGGRNWSIRRGTQVQFADGTQQSCNFEEGRYFNAGPARLPSIHTTMLGYCRELGVPLEVEVNTSRGTLLQCDKMNNGKPVEQRQMVNDTRGHVAELLAKSINKGALDEDLSSEDKERMLGFLREYGDLSPDYIFKGSQRSGFKVYPGAGPATPEAKDPLPMHALLSADLWQGLLAEDVIDWQATMFQPIGGMDRIPAAFEKKLGSVVRYGAEVKQIRQSPTGVTVTYRDRKSGKSETVVADYCICAMPFSVVKTIDADFSPDVKDLISESTYDSGYKVAWESRRFWEQEYNIYGGLSYLRQTVDVVWYPSAQFFSQKGIIVGGYSIENGTDFGRLPNMQAKLDASRAAIEKLHPGCSKELTNPIYVNWGEIPYNLGSWIHGYGSSYAKTYKRIILPDRRVYFAGDHTSHIIGWQEGAALSAHRTVTQIGVAMQQGGTSGA